The sequence CGACCAATGGAAACGGCTGCGCAAGGATCCCTCGCTCGCTCCCAAGGCGACCGAGGAGATCGTGCGATGGACCTCGCCGGTGATCCAGTTCACCCGTACGGCCACCGCCGACACCGTGCTCCACGACCAGCAGCTTCGCGAGGGCGACGTGCTGGCGCTCTTCTATCCCTCGGCCGCGCGCGACGAGGACGTTTTCGAGCGGCCCGACACGTTCGACATCGGACGGTATCCCAACCCGCACGTCTCCTTCGGCATCGGCGAGCACTTCTGCCTCGGCGCGAACCTCGCACGCCTGGAGCTGCAGGTGATGTTTCGCCAACTGGCGGAGCGGATGGAATTCGTCGAGCTGGCGGGGCCGACGCAGCGGATGCGCTCGAGCTTCGTCGGCGGAATCAAGCACATGCCGATTCGTTACCGGATTCGCCCCCGCGCTTGATTCGCGCGCGCCGCACGCATCGACTGAGCGCTGGGCGAGGAACGTGTCGCGGGTCAGGAACGCTTCGCCGGCGATGCGGCGAGGCCCTGAGCAAGCAGGTCGAGCGCGGCGGCGGCAAACGCGCGCATGTTGGCGACGCGGTCGCTGCTGCCCGTTTCGACCGTGATCGCACGCTCGAGCGGCCCGGCGATCGCGATACAGCTATGGCCCGCCGGATCGCCGTAGCGATTTCCGGTGGGGCCGGCGGCGCCGACCTCGGCCACGCTCCAGGTGGTCGCGAAGCGCTTTAGCGTCCCGCGCACCAGCACCAGCGCCAATTGTTCGGTCACGCCGCGGATGCCGGCGAAAGCCGAATCCGGAATATCGAGCAGCGTGCGGCGCGACTCGCGCGTGTACACGATCGCGCCGCCGAGAAAATAGGCCGACGCGCCCGGCGCCGCGAGCAGCGCCGCCGAGATCAATCCGCCAGTCGAGGATTCGGCGATTGCGATCGTTTCACCGCGCTCCCTAAGCAGGGCGCCCAGCCTGGTGGCCGTCGGCAGCAGATTTTCCATCGAGGTCGTTACCGTTCCTTCCCGTTCCTTCGCGCTCATCGATATTGC is a genomic window of Candidatus Binataceae bacterium containing:
- a CDS encoding CinA family protein gives rise to the protein MSAKEREGTVTTSMENLLPTATRLGALLRERGETIAIAESSTGGLISAALLAAPGASAYFLGGAIVYTRESRRTLLDIPDSAFAGIRGVTEQLALVLVRGTLKRFATTWSVAEVGAAGPTGNRYGDPAGHSCIAIAGPLERAITVETGSSDRVANMRAFAAAALDLLAQGLAASPAKRS